In Oscillatoria acuminata PCC 6304, a single window of DNA contains:
- a CDS encoding carbohydrate ABC transporter permease: protein MKRISGLKALLYGFLILYAIVTFIPFAWAMSASFKPLAEIVEGGMNFIPQNFTLENYQAIFTRERLFGRWLFNSAFVAVCVTGFNIVFNSMAGYALARIPFRGNRLVFGMILAVLMIPGQITLIPTFLILKSLGWLNTYQGLIVPSMVNATFIFMMRQFFVNFPKELEEAAALDGLNRWQTFWKVVMPLAKPALAAQAIFIFMGSWNNFFMPLIVVSSQDMFTLPLGLNTFKGQYISYWNYIMAASMVFTLPALAIYAFFNRYFVQGVTFTGNKG, encoded by the coding sequence ATGAAGCGAATTTCTGGATTAAAAGCGCTGCTGTATGGATTCTTAATTCTGTATGCGATCGTTACCTTTATTCCCTTTGCTTGGGCAATGTCCGCCTCCTTTAAACCCTTAGCAGAAATTGTCGAAGGGGGCATGAATTTTATTCCGCAGAATTTCACCCTGGAAAACTATCAAGCCATCTTTACCCGAGAACGCCTATTTGGGCGCTGGTTGTTTAATAGTGCCTTTGTAGCAGTGTGCGTGACCGGCTTTAATATTGTCTTTAATTCAATGGCAGGCTATGCCCTAGCCCGGATTCCCTTTCGAGGAAATCGGCTGGTGTTTGGGATGATTTTAGCAGTGTTAATGATTCCGGGACAAATCACGTTAATTCCCACATTTTTAATTTTAAAATCTTTGGGATGGTTGAATACCTACCAAGGGTTAATTGTCCCAAGTATGGTCAATGCGACGTTTATTTTTATGATGCGTCAGTTCTTTGTAAATTTCCCCAAAGAACTGGAGGAAGCGGCGGCATTAGATGGCTTAAATCGATGGCAAACCTTTTGGAAAGTGGTGATGCCCTTAGCAAAACCGGCCCTAGCTGCTCAAGCTATTTTCATTTTTATGGGAAGTTGGAATAATTTTTTCATGCCATTAATTGTAGTCTCCAGTCAGGATATGTTTACCTTACCTTTGGGGTTAAATACATTTAAGGGTCAATATATTAGTTATTGGAACTATATCATGGCAGCTTCGATGGTATTTACGTTACCCGCTTTAGCGATTTATGCGTTTTTTAATCGCTATTTTGTACAAGGGGTCACATTTACGGGAAATAAGGGGTGA
- a CDS encoding DUF4340 domain-containing protein, which produces MKFQRSTLLLLFLAVSFTGAVYFYEVNVVPSQEAALENQRQIFTFSEDQVKSFVLATEERTLRFQRGAIAESREPGEPLWIMEVIENTPNPLETLTPQTPETPETTETPETPETTETPETTETPETTETPNPDPATSAIPATYPANEAYVAFLLNEVVRGNSDRVLSATPQQIRDYGLENPQATIDITLRTGETYQLVVGNRDFTGSNLYAQVDPRRGTLTTQPVLLLSTNLENAVDRPLEEWIQTSEESIEQNRIVPEPFPEEGENQQLPIPDPSQEPEPIDPE; this is translated from the coding sequence ATGAAATTTCAACGGTCTACTTTACTGCTGTTATTCCTAGCGGTCAGCTTCACAGGTGCGGTTTATTTCTATGAGGTGAATGTTGTGCCATCCCAGGAAGCGGCCCTGGAAAATCAGAGGCAAATTTTTACCTTTTCAGAAGACCAGGTAAAATCTTTTGTGCTGGCGACGGAGGAAAGAACATTGCGCTTTCAACGGGGGGCGATCGCAGAAAGTAGAGAACCGGGCGAACCCCTTTGGATTATGGAAGTCATCGAAAATACACCGAATCCACTCGAAACCCTGACTCCCCAAACCCCAGAAACACCAGAAACAACAGAAACACCAGAAACACCAGAAACAACAGAAACACCAGAAACAACAGAAACACCAGAAACAACAGAAACACCAAACCCTGATCCTGCGACCTCTGCTATTCCCGCCACCTATCCGGCCAATGAGGCTTATGTGGCCTTTTTGTTGAATGAAGTAGTCAGAGGAAATAGCGATCGCGTTCTGAGTGCCACCCCCCAACAAATTAGAGATTATGGGTTAGAAAATCCCCAGGCAACCATTGACATTACCCTCCGAACCGGAGAAACTTATCAATTGGTTGTGGGGAATCGTGACTTTACCGGCAGCAATCTGTACGCCCAAGTCGATCCTCGCCGAGGTACTCTCACCACTCAACCTGTTTTATTACTCTCAACAAACTTAGAAAATGCAGTTGATCGCCCTTTAGAAGAATGGATTCAAACGTCCGAAGAAAGTATCGAACAAAATCGCATCGTTCCTGAACCCTTCCCCGAAGAAGGAGAGAATCAACAACTCCCCATTCCCGACCCTTCCCAGGAACCCGAACCGATAGATCCCGAATAA
- the purU gene encoding formyltetrahydrofolate deformylase: MTSPTATLLVSCPDRRGLVATIANFIYSHNGNIIHADHHTDFAAGLFLTRIEWQLDGFDLPREAIATTFKETIADPLDANWQLHFSDTIPRLSIWVSRQDHCLLDLLWRQKAKEFHSSIPLIISNHPDLEEIAQQFGADFYYLPITKENKITQEAKQLELLNQYNIEVVVLAKYMQVLTADFVKKFPTVINIHHSFLPAFAGAKPYHQAYKRGVKIIGATAHYVTADLDAGPIIEQDVVRVSHRDEVTDLIRKGKDLERMVLARAVRLHLQNRVLVYGDRTVVFG, encoded by the coding sequence ATGACCAGTCCAACTGCAACCTTACTTGTTTCTTGTCCCGATCGCCGGGGATTAGTCGCCACCATCGCCAATTTTATCTATTCCCATAATGGGAATATCATCCATGCGGATCATCATACAGATTTTGCCGCTGGGTTATTCTTGACCCGGATCGAATGGCAACTGGATGGATTTGATTTACCCCGGGAGGCGATCGCGACTACCTTCAAAGAAACCATTGCCGACCCCCTTGATGCCAATTGGCAACTGCATTTTTCCGACACCATCCCTCGTCTCTCCATTTGGGTGAGTCGGCAAGATCATTGCTTACTCGATTTGCTGTGGCGACAGAAGGCAAAAGAATTTCACTCATCCATTCCTTTAATTATCAGCAACCATCCGGACCTTGAGGAGATTGCCCAACAGTTTGGGGCCGATTTCTACTATCTTCCGATTACAAAAGAAAACAAAATTACTCAGGAAGCCAAGCAGCTTGAATTGCTAAATCAATATAACATTGAAGTGGTAGTTTTGGCTAAATATATGCAGGTTCTAACCGCAGATTTTGTCAAAAAATTCCCAACCGTGATTAATATTCACCATTCATTTTTACCTGCTTTTGCTGGAGCAAAACCTTATCATCAAGCCTATAAACGGGGGGTAAAAATCATTGGGGCAACGGCACATTATGTTACAGCAGACCTGGATGCAGGGCCAATTATTGAGCAAGATGTTGTCCGGGTCAGCCATCGCGATGAGGTAACGGATTTAATTAGGAAAGGCAAAGATTTAGAACGGATGGTGTTAGCGAGGGCGGTTCGTCTGCATTTACAAAATCGCGTCCTCGTCTATGGCGATCGCACGGTCGTCTTTGGATAA
- a CDS encoding DUF6335 family protein: protein MTKNKQEKLKKMAREEGSVDDLSQGETESLGTGIANRPGTNIGGRSMENKMKQYTHTSPELTGGDVDAAWSEAQNVGDEAVGGTAPTPDQNIVDQIGAAAGVEQDDRQELGVRDELSERDEERWELDPESSAEYEVRRDSVVGDRLGQL, encoded by the coding sequence ATGACTAAAAATAAACAAGAAAAACTGAAAAAAATGGCCCGCGAAGAGGGCAGCGTAGACGATTTGTCCCAAGGTGAGACTGAATCTTTGGGAACCGGAATAGCCAATCGCCCGGGTACTAATATTGGAGGTCGGAGTATGGAAAACAAGATGAAGCAATACACCCATACCAGTCCCGAATTAACGGGGGGAGATGTGGATGCGGCATGGTCCGAAGCTCAGAATGTTGGGGATGAAGCAGTCGGGGGAACGGCACCGACTCCGGACCAAAATATTGTAGATCAAATCGGTGCAGCAGCCGGAGTGGAACAGGACGATCGCCAAGAGTTAGGGGTTCGCGATGAATTGTCAGAACGAGATGAGGAACGCTGGGAATTAGACCCGGAGTCCTCAGCAGAGTATGAAGTCCGGCGCGATAGTGTGGTAGGCGATCGCCTGGGTCAACTGTAG
- a CDS encoding MFS transporter: MTQSKLTIAFPLRKPLFSEYLSENSLVLPNGKRSKPAIRNSLQASTLDGVFATFFSCATGGVLLSNFLLDLGASNVEIGLLASIPMLVNFLQPVGAYLGDRTTSRHWYTLSIFSISRLLWLLLLLGIGWFLVDPRQAHNLVLVTLAIVALTHILGAFGSPSWVSWMAALVPDRLRGRYFGLRNSAANLTSLLAMPILGVMVSQWDGGTIEGYGIILCVAIAAGIISLCFQFLMADVNPQIWGSDSPTVPTLDPTPPAAAIALPSFLKDKNFRIFLLYFGGWMFAVNLSAPFFNLYLLKDLEIDVSWVTLYNSLAAGANLLMLPIWGKLADRLGNRPLLLFVGILVAITPVLWLATGTHGVVLWVGLPLLHLITGATWAAVDLCGSNIQMEIAPAKQPSSYFAIAAAVSGLAGAVGTTLGGFIAAQSAFGGFVGLFAFSALLRLLALLPLLFLQEPRSQSLRQILDNVANFWSKPRLNSDS; encoded by the coding sequence ATGACCCAGAGTAAACTGACGATCGCCTTTCCCCTTAGAAAGCCTCTATTTTCCGAATACCTTTCCGAGAATTCCCTGGTTCTTCCCAATGGGAAACGCTCTAAACCGGCGATTCGCAACAGCTTACAAGCTTCTACCCTCGATGGTGTGTTTGCCACATTTTTCTCCTGCGCCACCGGGGGGGTCTTGCTGAGTAATTTTTTGCTGGATCTCGGCGCAAGTAATGTGGAAATTGGGTTACTTGCATCTATCCCGATGCTGGTGAATTTTTTACAACCCGTGGGGGCCTATCTAGGCGATCGCACCACGAGTCGTCACTGGTACACCCTCTCCATTTTCAGCATTTCCCGCCTCCTCTGGCTGTTGTTACTCCTGGGAATTGGCTGGTTTCTCGTGGATCCCCGGCAAGCCCATAATCTCGTACTCGTAACCCTGGCGATCGTCGCCCTCACCCATATTTTAGGGGCTTTCGGAAGTCCCTCCTGGGTGAGTTGGATGGCGGCATTAGTCCCCGATCGCCTCCGGGGTCGTTACTTTGGACTCCGCAACAGTGCGGCGAATCTCACCAGTTTGCTGGCGATGCCAATCTTGGGGGTGATGGTGTCCCAATGGGACGGGGGGACCATTGAAGGCTATGGGATTATCTTGTGTGTGGCGATCGCTGCTGGCATCATTAGCTTATGCTTCCAATTTTTGATGGCAGATGTTAACCCCCAAATTTGGGGCAGCGACAGCCCCACAGTCCCCACACTTGACCCCACTCCCCCCGCAGCAGCGATCGCCCTGCCGAGTTTCCTAAAAGATAAAAATTTCCGAATATTTCTACTATATTTTGGCGGATGGATGTTTGCCGTCAACCTCAGCGCCCCCTTTTTCAACCTGTATTTACTCAAAGATTTAGAAATCGATGTGAGTTGGGTAACCCTCTACAACAGCCTCGCTGCCGGTGCCAACTTGCTGATGCTGCCAATTTGGGGAAAATTAGCCGATCGCCTGGGAAATCGTCCCCTGTTACTCTTTGTCGGTATCCTCGTCGCCATCACCCCGGTGCTCTGGCTGGCAACGGGAACTCACGGGGTTGTGTTATGGGTAGGATTGCCCCTGTTGCACCTAATTACCGGCGCAACTTGGGCGGCAGTGGATCTGTGTGGCAGTAATATTCAAATGGAAATCGCCCCGGCGAAACAGCCTTCGAGTTATTTTGCGATCGCTGCTGCCGTTAGCGGATTAGCCGGTGCAGTCGGCACTACCCTGGGCGGATTTATCGCCGCTCAATCTGCCTTTGGAGGATTCGTAGGCTTATTTGCCTTCTCTGCACTCTTGCGACTGTTGGCCCTGCTTCCCTTGCTGTTCCTCCAGGAACCGCGCAGCCAAAGCCTCCGCCAGATACTTGACAACGTTGCCAATTTTTGGTCTAAGCCCAGGTTAAATTCTGATTCATAA
- a CDS encoding carbohydrate ABC transporter permease — protein sequence MPASSLNPADSRSKKPRNFRFSPSLSGYLFIAPALMILGVFLGLPILYAIFLSFHKVEILGDMSYRFVHLRNFTRLVDDGRVWIALKNTAEYVAIVVPTQTFIALMLALVLNAQIRGKNLFRVVFFLPTITSSAVLTLIFMWIYNADGLLNHFLEGFGLPTYNWLGDPNIALKSIMIMNIWASAPFFMVIYLAALQDIPESLYEAAKIDGANGCDRFMNITLPLLKPVTFFIIVMGIIGTFQLFDQSYIFSGGSGGPNNSTLTVVLLIYQYAFKSLEMGYAAALALLLATAIVLATLVQRYLFKEDIPQ from the coding sequence ATGCCAGCATCTTCTTTGAATCCAGCGGATTCTCGGTCTAAAAAACCTCGAAATTTTCGGTTTTCCCCTTCCCTATCCGGTTATCTGTTTATCGCCCCGGCTTTAATGATTTTAGGGGTGTTTTTGGGGTTGCCAATTTTGTATGCAATTTTCCTCTCGTTTCACAAAGTTGAGATTTTAGGGGACATGAGTTATCGGTTTGTCCACCTGCGGAATTTTACCCGGTTGGTGGATGATGGACGGGTGTGGATTGCCTTGAAAAATACCGCTGAATATGTGGCGATCGTCGTTCCGACTCAGACGTTCATTGCCTTGATGTTAGCCTTAGTTCTGAATGCTCAAATTCGCGGGAAAAACCTATTTCGGGTGGTATTTTTCCTGCCCACGATTACCTCGTCGGCAGTGTTGACCCTGATTTTTATGTGGATTTACAATGCCGATGGGCTACTCAATCATTTTTTAGAGGGGTTTGGTTTACCCACTTACAATTGGTTGGGAGACCCAAATATTGCGCTGAAATCGATTATGATTATGAATATATGGGCCAGTGCGCCCTTTTTCATGGTGATTTATTTGGCAGCGTTGCAGGATATTCCGGAGTCTCTCTATGAAGCGGCTAAAATTGATGGGGCGAATGGTTGCGATCGCTTTATGAATATTACCTTGCCCTTACTCAAACCTGTGACATTTTTTATCATCGTCATGGGCATTATTGGGACCTTTCAACTCTTTGACCAATCCTATATTTTTTCGGGGGGGTCCGGCGGTCCCAATAATTCTACCTTGACGGTGGTATTGTTGATTTATCAGTATGCGTTTAAGAGTTTAGAGATGGGATATGCCGCCGCCTTAGCCCTCTTATTAGCAACGGCGATCGTCTTAGCCACCCTGGTGCAACGGTATCTCTTTAAAGAAGATATCCCTCAGTAA
- a CDS encoding ABC transporter substrate-binding protein, which produces MSRLYRLLCQWAIVLLLVLSITACGSSLGEDVTTLTLSGWQSSPVEKQLLEQLLRDFEATHPQIKVNYEVITDQYSDVIKTRLIGDAAPDIFYLDTLEAPLLMHRGVLEPLDRYITPEFDLKDFQPAMLNAFKYEGKIYGLPKDFSTLALYYNTEFFQEAGLSEPPKTWAQLQQYSEQLTVRRSRDRRIQRYGYGMVPELTRQAFMIRAFGGQFVDRKGFAAFAQPKALKGLAPVIEQYQQSRTAGIPSDTGASNVSEMFGQGKAAMVLDGNWAIPYLQETFPRISFAIAPVPTINGKKGTMAFTVAYVMNKQSTHKEEAWELISYLTGKEGMKNWASGGLILPTRKSVLAELGYLNNPLYAPFVAGADYATLWQADENLSLINQNFNNQFLSALLGEQSLAEAMKKAQATANQEIKASLY; this is translated from the coding sequence ATGTCAAGACTTTATCGGCTTCTGTGCCAGTGGGCGATCGTCCTCCTCCTGGTTTTAAGCATCACCGCCTGCGGCAGTTCCCTGGGTGAAGATGTCACCACGCTCACCCTCAGTGGGTGGCAAAGTAGTCCCGTGGAAAAACAGCTTCTCGAACAGCTACTCCGGGATTTTGAAGCCACCCACCCCCAGATTAAAGTCAACTATGAAGTGATTACGGATCAGTATTCTGACGTCATCAAGACGCGGTTAATTGGGGATGCAGCGCCGGATATCTTTTATTTAGATACCCTAGAAGCACCCTTACTGATGCATCGGGGCGTACTAGAACCCCTCGATCGCTATATCACCCCAGAATTTGACCTCAAAGATTTTCAACCGGCGATGCTGAATGCCTTCAAATATGAGGGCAAAATCTACGGGTTACCCAAAGATTTCTCCACTTTAGCGCTCTATTACAATACCGAATTTTTCCAGGAAGCGGGGTTAAGTGAACCGCCGAAAACTTGGGCGCAATTACAGCAGTATTCTGAACAATTAACCGTGCGACGTAGCCGCGATCGCCGGATTCAACGCTATGGCTATGGCATGGTTCCCGAATTAACCCGTCAAGCCTTTATGATTCGTGCCTTTGGCGGGCAGTTTGTCGATCGCAAAGGCTTCGCCGCATTTGCTCAACCCAAAGCCTTAAAAGGACTCGCCCCAGTTATCGAACAATATCAACAATCTCGCACCGCAGGCATCCCCTCCGATACCGGCGCAAGTAATGTCAGCGAAATGTTTGGACAGGGAAAAGCCGCGATGGTTCTTGATGGCAATTGGGCTATTCCTTACCTGCAAGAAACCTTTCCTCGGATTTCTTTTGCCATTGCCCCGGTCCCAACCATTAACGGCAAAAAAGGCACAATGGCTTTTACCGTTGCTTATGTCATGAATAAACAATCCACCCACAAAGAGGAAGCCTGGGAATTGATTTCTTATCTCACCGGAAAAGAAGGCATGAAAAATTGGGCCAGTGGGGGATTAATTTTACCCACCCGCAAATCAGTCCTGGCAGAATTGGGATATCTTAATAATCCCCTCTATGCGCCCTTTGTTGCCGGTGCCGACTATGCCACCCTCTGGCAAGCGGACGAAAATTTGTCCCTGATTAACCAAAACTTTAACAATCAGTTTCTCAGTGCTTTATTAGGGGAACAATCTTTAGCAGAGGCTATGAAAAAAGCCCAAGCGACTGCCAACCAGGAAATTAAAGCGAGTTTGTATTAA
- a CDS encoding sensor histidine kinase, translating into MPISKPRSKPISPGQFSRLQTRLLLSYLLVIATTLGAFCTAVYAMVARDLNQQLNASLHQIGGTSASTLEIIQHEYEEVTTEDEYQGYIPRKADGTFVAISLSQLMDKYRVYSIPPFVPNPLISEDQGVEWFDKKQQLMVREGNFFPTQSLPKLVAPKGQIIEEGNIRSFILPVYAGAKSEQLLGYVRATKSMDLLNAELRRFQQGLMAGVAIVSGLVTMGGFWLTRESLKPILRSFEQLKQFTSDASHELRSPLTAIRASIAVMQSHPERVHPADVEKLKAIASASVQMSQLVDDLLLLARLDRQAPDRTVWRQIALDEILEDLVDLYSDRAESANLNLQSQLIPNLEVYADPSELSRLFTNLLANALQYTPSGGTVTVSLQRSRTHALIQIEDTGIGINSDQLPHIFDRFWRADQARSQHQGGSGLGLAIAKTIAQTHGGDITVQSQLGQGSCFQVKIPLPGPPRSPKNWGGA; encoded by the coding sequence ATGCCAATCTCTAAGCCACGCTCTAAACCAATCTCTCCGGGGCAGTTTAGCCGGTTACAAACTCGGCTGTTGCTGTCGTATTTATTGGTAATTGCCACGACTTTAGGGGCGTTTTGTACAGCGGTTTATGCTATGGTTGCCCGGGACCTCAATCAACAATTAAATGCCTCTTTGCATCAGATTGGAGGGACCTCTGCCAGTACCTTAGAAATTATTCAACATGAATATGAAGAGGTAACCACAGAAGACGAATATCAAGGATATATTCCTAGGAAGGCAGATGGCACTTTTGTGGCCATTAGCTTATCTCAACTGATGGATAAATATCGAGTTTACTCCATTCCCCCTTTTGTGCCTAATCCCCTAATATCCGAGGATCAAGGGGTTGAATGGTTTGATAAAAAACAACAATTAATGGTGCGAGAAGGAAACTTTTTCCCCACCCAATCTTTGCCGAAACTTGTAGCGCCAAAAGGACAAATTATTGAAGAGGGAAATATTCGGAGTTTCATTTTGCCGGTTTATGCGGGGGCAAAATCAGAGCAATTATTAGGCTATGTGCGAGCTACCAAATCAATGGATTTGTTAAACGCTGAGTTGCGCCGGTTCCAGCAAGGGTTAATGGCTGGAGTGGCGATTGTTTCTGGACTGGTGACAATGGGCGGCTTTTGGCTCACTCGCGAGTCACTCAAGCCAATTTTGCGGAGTTTTGAGCAACTGAAACAGTTTACCTCGGATGCTTCCCATGAATTGCGAAGCCCATTGACGGCAATTCGGGCATCGATCGCAGTGATGCAAAGTCACCCAGAACGAGTTCATCCGGCTGATGTGGAAAAGCTGAAGGCGATCGCCAGTGCGTCAGTCCAAATGAGCCAACTGGTGGATGATTTGCTCCTATTGGCTCGCCTGGATCGCCAAGCCCCCGATCGCACGGTATGGCGACAAATTGCCCTCGATGAAATATTGGAAGACTTGGTAGATTTGTACAGCGATCGGGCTGAGTCTGCGAACCTAAATTTGCAATCTCAACTTATCCCTAACCTAGAAGTTTATGCCGACCCCTCTGAGTTATCTCGCCTCTTTACCAATCTATTAGCTAATGCCCTGCAATATACCCCATCTGGGGGCACCGTCACCGTTTCATTGCAGCGCAGCCGCACCCATGCTCTAATTCAGATTGAAGACACCGGCATTGGCATCAACTCCGACCAATTACCGCATATTTTCGATCGCTTTTGGCGCGCTGACCAAGCCAGAAGCCAACATCAAGGGGGATCGGGTTTAGGACTGGCGATCGCCAAAACCATCGCCCAGACTCATGGCGGTGACATCACCGTACAGAGTCAACTCGGTCAAGGAAGCTGCTTTCAGGTGAAAATCCCCCTACCAGGACCACCGCGATCGCCCAAAAACTGGGGCGGGGCCTAG
- a CDS encoding PepSY domain-containing protein — MINFRKLHRKSAPIVFIPLILSALTGIAYRLGRTWFGLPKEIAEIFLNIHEGRFLGKPLVPVYVLLVGLGLVGMIVTGFTLIKWQSKTSKSQPKKDWRWFHRFLAPIAFLPLLVSAITGIAYRLGRAWFGLSREQSSILLKIHQGSYLGTTFKPFYVLLVGGSLLVLLITGIQMTGIFRKRPV, encoded by the coding sequence ATGATTAACTTCCGAAAACTTCACCGAAAATCTGCTCCCATTGTCTTTATTCCCTTAATCCTTTCTGCATTAACCGGCATCGCTTACCGACTGGGCAGAACTTGGTTTGGTCTTCCCAAAGAAATTGCTGAGATTTTTCTGAACATTCACGAAGGAAGATTTCTGGGTAAACCCCTAGTTCCGGTTTATGTGTTATTAGTTGGACTGGGGTTAGTGGGCATGATTGTCACAGGTTTTACCCTGATAAAATGGCAGAGTAAAACCTCAAAATCTCAGCCAAAAAAAGACTGGAGATGGTTTCATCGCTTCCTAGCACCGATTGCATTTTTGCCCCTCTTGGTTAGTGCCATCACCGGGATTGCTTATCGTCTAGGGAGGGCTTGGTTTGGTCTCTCACGGGAACAATCTTCTATCCTCTTAAAAATTCATCAAGGCTCATATTTGGGTACTACTTTCAAGCCCTTTTATGTGTTATTAGTCGGAGGAAGTTTGCTGGTTTTATTAATCACCGGCATTCAAATGACAGGAATTTTCCGCAAACGTCCGGTTTAA
- a CDS encoding Fe2+-dependent dioxygenase: MILCIDEVLTPEQLDEIQRLLKDAEFFEGKLTAGRYAKPVKDNYQLKGDTEVTKKVIGIVQNAILQNPLFKASVRPKTIRPILFSRYEPGMSYGWHTDNAIMGERKLVRSDVSITLFLSEPDTYQGGELVIDTSLGEQSFKLPAGSMIVYPSTFLHQVTEVTQGIRFAAVTWVQSLVRDVQQREILFELDTVRKSIFEHYGKTVEFDLLCKTHANLLRQWVDI, from the coding sequence ATGATTTTATGTATTGATGAAGTTCTCACCCCAGAACAGTTAGATGAGATTCAGCGCCTTCTGAAAGATGCTGAATTTTTCGAGGGTAAACTCACCGCTGGGAGGTATGCGAAACCCGTTAAAGATAACTATCAATTGAAAGGAGATACAGAGGTTACCAAAAAAGTGATTGGAATCGTGCAGAATGCAATCTTGCAGAACCCCCTATTTAAAGCCTCCGTTCGACCCAAAACAATTCGGCCAATTTTATTTAGTCGTTATGAACCGGGAATGTCTTATGGTTGGCATACTGATAATGCCATTATGGGCGAGAGAAAATTGGTGCGATCGGATGTATCCATAACCCTATTTCTCAGCGAGCCAGACACCTATCAAGGCGGTGAATTAGTCATCGATACCAGTCTGGGTGAACAATCGTTTAAACTCCCGGCTGGGTCAATGATTGTTTATCCTTCTACATTTCTCCATCAAGTTACCGAAGTAACCCAGGGAATTCGTTTCGCTGCGGTGACTTGGGTTCAGAGTCTGGTTCGCGATGTTCAGCAACGGGAAATTCTCTTTGAACTCGATACAGTTAGAAAGTCAATATTTGAGCACTATGGCAAAACCGTAGAATTCGATTTACTCTGCAAAACCCACGCCAACTTACTGCGGCAATGGGTGGATATTTAA
- a CDS encoding adenylate/guanylate cyclase domain-containing protein yields MGGYLSKIFQVTGKFCRRESHAKTAQKALSSYQVGVRCAVHCVEVVEGLFGGGNVRTYIGIGDVVNTAKRLEGTTLAGDITVSDIVYQRLNQQLEVKHCRTHQLKGKNTAMKSWVLVA; encoded by the coding sequence ATGGGTGGATATTTAAGCAAAATTTTCCAAGTTACTGGAAAATTTTGCCGCCGCGAAAGCCATGCAAAAACTGCCCAAAAAGCTCTTTCATCCTATCAGGTTGGGGTCCGTTGTGCAGTTCACTGTGTAGAAGTCGTTGAAGGATTATTTGGCGGAGGAAATGTCCGTACTTATATAGGAATTGGTGATGTAGTTAATACAGCCAAGCGTTTAGAAGGTACGACCTTAGCCGGAGACATTACCGTGTCAGATATTGTTTATCAAAGATTAAACCAGCAACTTGAAGTTAAACATTGCCGAACCCATCAACTTAAAGGAAAAAACACAGCCATGAAAAGTTGGGTATTAGTTGCATAA
- a CDS encoding DUF2809 domain-containing protein, with the protein MTSPFSPHHRFFQYRVALLISIAIIVPFGLFTKFYRGPGQSWLNDSFGGVPYEIFWILLVVLIRPQVSAKWAAIGVLIATCLLEFLQLWHPPFLQAIRATLLGRLVLGTTFVWSDFSYYFIGCFLGWLWVKALQHYTLRHKIKSTRE; encoded by the coding sequence ATGACTTCTCCCTTTTCCCCCCATCATCGCTTTTTTCAATACCGCGTTGCTTTGTTAATCAGTATAGCAATCATCGTCCCTTTTGGGCTGTTTACCAAATTTTATCGAGGTCCGGGTCAATCCTGGTTGAATGATTCATTTGGCGGGGTTCCCTACGAGATTTTTTGGATTTTACTCGTGGTTTTGATTCGGCCACAAGTGTCCGCAAAATGGGCGGCGATCGGCGTCTTAATTGCCACTTGTCTTTTAGAATTTCTCCAACTTTGGCATCCCCCATTTTTACAAGCCATTCGCGCCACCCTGCTGGGACGATTGGTATTAGGAACAACCTTTGTTTGGTCAGATTTTTCTTATTATTTTATCGGTTGTTTTTTAGGATGGCTATGGGTCAAAGCACTTCAGCATTATACCCTGAGACATAAAATTAAGAGTACCAGGGAATAA